In Salvia miltiorrhiza cultivar Shanhuang (shh) chromosome 4, IMPLAD_Smil_shh, whole genome shotgun sequence, the DNA window TGAAAAGAGGAATTATGTTAGGGAATGGTGGTCACTGCTGCCCTCTTTGCTCCTGCCTTTTGGAATCCACCGATCACCTCCTACTGTTGTGCATGTTCTCTGTCAAAGTGTGGGAGCTTATCTATAAGTGGATGAACATTTCTCCCATCTCTTCTGTTTCGCTTTTGGAACACTTCAATGAGTTTGTTGAGCAAGGTGAGAATAAGAAAGGAAAATTGATGTGCAACACCATCTGGCAATGTGTTTGTTGGAAGATTTGAAAAGCTAGAAATGAGAAAATATTTGAAGATAAAAACCCTAATGCTCATAGAGTGGTGGATGGTATTATTTTTAATACGTGGAGATGGTTGAAAGCTTTTTATCCAAACAAGTTTGGCTACTCAACTCATGATTGGTCTTTGGATCCTTTAATTGTCTCATGGCATAGATTTTTTGTTGTCTCCGTTGTGGAGTTTTAGTCTTCTTTTCACTTGTACGGGCTTGAGTATCCCTTGTACTCCTcctcctttttatttttaattgactTTACCTTTAAAATGAAAAGATTGCAAATCTCTCACCTTCATCTCCAATTCATCAATTCCTTAAAccaaattattaatttactaaAGATTTAATTTAGGCTGTACAGATATACATtctatttattactccctctgtcccaaacgaaatgtcctgttttcctttttgggctgtcccaaacgaaatgttctGTTTCcatttttggcaatacactctctctctatacttaatatttaaataatttccaccaacccactttatctactttatacacatttcttaatctccgtgccgaaaagaaataggacatttcgtttgggacggagggagtattattttatactccctccgtccccaaaataagttcttctttggggacggcacggattttaaggaaaaatggtaaagtgtattgatagtggaaaaaaatatgttataattagtattgggagtggtgaaaatgtgaaaacgtgttataattagtattgagagtggtgaaaaagtgaaaagtaagaataaataaaatattattagtggtggggtagttgtccaaaaatggaaaaaaagaaagaggaacttatttgggggacgtcccaaaaaggaaaaataggaacttatttcaaggacggagggagtattttatataaGAGGTAATGAGTTCATAGGATCacttttttattgagattttttgaAGGGTTTGTTGGTTCATACGATTTCACCCCTACACTTCCTCCCTTTGTGCCGCCACGACCACCATCGTGATTGTTGTTCCGCCGTCATTATTGTTCTGCCGTCTATTACAATGTAAAATTATTTAACATTGCAAAAATTGTGTAACAAACCAAGTATTTTACACTATTACACCATTCTTATAATTGTTGCCTGATTTTCATGACTATAAGATGATTTTACACAATCGTGTAACAGTGTAGAATATATTATCACATGCAAATTAATTTTTAACAGTCACGCGTGGGACTTCATTGTTCCAACTTCCAAGTTAAAAATCTGATGCCTTAATTCTTATTCAGTGGCATTAAAAAAAGGTTATTCAAAGATTGTGAATCTCATGacaatctatactatattaaaaatggagttttcaatttcaaattgatttcaaatcaatttcaaaattgagtggcaattttgtagttagaataaaattgaaaggtttatttataagctatacatcttttttttttaacttcttatttttctattttatttttttttaaattgtaaaattagactaattataaaatattttatatgcatatcaaattaaagatcatgacaagagctttaatttgatatatgttatgtaaatattgaatttaaaatataaaagttatatttatttaaagatttaaacttaagaaaattctctctcctctctcctctttttttgaataaatctattttttcaattatcttttaacttatattgttttctttttacacaatataattttttttattaatatgaattattatttattatttttatattaaactaaaatatatttatcttaaactatagtatttttaattatatttagaatttttatataataatcaaatagttaataatcaattttatatataataaaatataaaaatatttttcgtgcaatCTATATATtctatgaaaacacagtttatGGTAATTTAGTAAATAAAACAACATATAATGGGCAAatttatatctattttaattaatctatctatatctatatattatattatatgaaaacagaGTTTTCAGCAATTAACTAGTACGcgcgcccgtgcgatgcacggttaacatcaaaattaaatgatatttaaaatataagtaaatgtaaataatttgtttaaaagtgaaataattcacatcaattacttaataaaaaaatatgaatataaaagcatatgaatttttaattttcaatatttgaaatatttaattttaattaataatgagtacaaatatgtaaatttatccGGTGATAAAGTTtccaaaaaattgatttttcaaaaagagataggatttattttcataaataacaaTTGCCaattaattacttaaattaaagaaCTTTAAATTGagctaatataataaaaataaaacaaaatctatatataatataataatgcaGTTTTTAACAGTAACAAATTAGCGCcattatttaaaaaatcagTTATTGACTAATCAAATGACAATTCAACTGTTTCGCATATCCAGCTCACTTATTCTATATTTATGCTAACTTAtggttttcttttttattttttcgtttcctttatcttttgttttttttctctctcctaaaaaattatacattttaactaataataaaatattcaatatgcatatcaatttgaagagcatgataatatctttaatttgatatataatatattaaaaataaatttgagatGATAAAGATATTGCAAGTTAAGTTTCAAGCAAAACTATTTTCTCTATcctctctcttatttttttttcttcaattatcattttattttacttttttatatcatttgtttatttcgttttttcttttaattaaatttatttatttccttttgtttttccattttcttttctttacttGCGCATAATTCTTTTGTGAATGATTATTATGGAAATATAAttgtataattttaattattagtgcCTGTATTATTTTTAGTacaaatttttgtttatttttttaatttaattcatgaatttaatttttcatcaaTATTAATAGTTTTTTTCCCCCCCATTTTGCAGCATTTATACTTTTTTTAGTAGAGGGGTAAGACTTATAGAGTACTTAATTGTTTTCATATATTTGGTCATGTGTTTGGATTGCTCTAATAATTATACTATCAATTTTACTTAAgaaaactgaaatttaaataaataaaatgttagAGATTGTGATAATAAACTTGAATTTGAGATCTTTAGCGCCAATCTATACCACTTTACTATGAGACCAAACACATTTACTTTTCAACTATATATACTCTTTCTTAGGGTGTATGCTCATAGAAGGTAtaaatagtattttttaaaaattaaaatttataatgatattttattaaagttaaaaatgaggatatttttttcacaacaatagatttatgatttcttttttttttttttacgaaaatcTAATAATTTGTGTGGGTTCTTGAAAAAATTATCTAAATTATCTTTTAAATTGTTCCATCTAAATTAGTTGGTGCCTTTTTTTTATAGTGTTTGATGGATACTTTTATCCATATTATTATATTGTGTATATTAAGATATTGCTATATGTATGtttaattagatttttttatgtatGTAAAATTCTACAAATTTTGATAATGTTCATCGCACGGGtacaaaactataaatttggattatgaaaaaaataggacatatattttttaaaaagctAGGAGATTGAAGTCACAAgaatatagaaaatataaatccaatatctaaataatatcggttaaaaaaaataatatctaaataatattttttacagttaaatataatttaactttatatttatcttaatattatatagtataaaatatttatttaattactataattatgattatattttataccaaattgaaaatttacgtGTTTTTGGATTTAGGTTCTTTATTGCGTTATTGACGTggaatattattatttttaaaataattttatttgtttatattttaattttatttaatatatttatttaacatatcttttaattttgacgctcgtcgtgcatcgcacgggtaaacGTACTAGTTTTACGAAACATATCAAAATTCAGATAATAAATCTTTATTTCTATTGTATTGTATCTCCTTTTATCAGTCAGTAGTACACACCATGTTACGAAGTTACAATACAATAATATTAAAACCTATGTAGTGTGAATTGATAAATCAAATAGAAAGGTCCTATTTAGCTAGTAGGTTAAAAGTGTGAATTAAGTGTGCCTAACTTATGCGCAACTAAATCTTGATAGGCTTTTGACTTAATTGGAACCGCCGGTAACCAAAAATTAAAGTTTAATTTTCAACTAATTACAGATCTCGACAATCGTCATATAAGCATTAGCACAACAATTATCATAAACTTTTTCACTTTCCATCAAAATGTTACAGTTGTCTCTTtaaagtatttttaattatcgtATATACCTTCTTGATGGAAGtatatatagtattttattttaatgaaaagtgAGGAGATTGCAAATTGGGTTCCACAGAAATTTAGACAAGTGgtgttataaaattaatgacatTTAAACGTATGGGTATGGTCAATGAAGTACACATAAAACTGCACCACTAATGCATAATTGAGATTAATTAAGAGTTGAAAGTGAGATGAGATGGGCAGTCATGTTACACGTTAGGTGACTTAACAACTACCTTTACTTCACTTGTAAACACTTCTTTCCCTTTCCTCTTtcctttttaaaaatttttatttttgattacaATCTCTCTTGGTATTTTGATTTCATGAGTACACGCGTGGAGCTGTGAGATAATGAAAAACGAGATTGGGAAGGCGGTAAAGATACAGTTCATAGGGAAATATGACATAAAACAGATGCTGTTTTTGAGCACCACACTCATTTCCCTTCTCACCCAAGTCAAAATAATTACATCACAATTATTTAATCTGCTGATACACAAAATTGAACAACAATGTGGTAGTAAAAAAGGTGGCTGCAAGAAAATGCAAATCCGCTTGTGCTTAATTAAACAATAGGCAATAGTAGTAATGTTTTGGTGATGAACAAGTCTTGAATCTTGAGCAGAAAGACAAAAATGAATGAATCTATACATTTCATCTCTCTCAATAAGCccctaaaagaaaaagaaaaaaaatgtaagtgatgatgatgatcatgATCGGCCGAGCAGCGGCTCGTGTGTGGCGGCAATCCACCAGGGCTTCAACTGATCATTGCAGTCTTCCTCGAGCGGAGCAGGCAAGTTGAGATCAAGAAAGCCGCGGACTTGTGGGATTCGTCTCTCCCTCTCGTCTGTGGTGTGATGATCAGTGATCAAATGTGATCTCTTGTGACCACCCAAAGCTTGGCCTGATGGGAAGATCTTGAAGCAAATGGGGCATTCATGGTGTTTGGCTTTCTTGCATTCTTGAAGATTTAGAGGTGGGTTTGGTGAGGGAGGAGTTGTTGGAGCACAGCAGCCTTTGAATTTCTTGTGGCTTGCTCTGTGGCCACCCAAGGCTTGGTAAGAGGGGAAGGCCTTGTTGCAAATCATGCACCTAAACTTGCAGTTTTTGTTATCATCTGATGGTGGGATCTTGGGAGAGTTAACCTCAGACTGATCATTAATCTTGGACCTCTTCCTGGGATCTCTGCTCTTGCTGTTGCTGTTGGACTCATCAAAACTGGTGTTGTTGGAATTATCCATGGACAGCAGAATCAAGCTCAAGGCCACCTCCTCCTGCTCGCTCAGCCGAGGGCACAAATTCATGTACCTTTTAGATCGCTTCTTGGTGCACAATGCAGCTTCCT includes these proteins:
- the LOC131020339 gene encoding zinc finger protein ZAT4-like — protein: MDEKSKHKCKFCSKMFPCGRSLGGHMRSHLINIEKKEERSSEEAALCTKKRSKRYMNLCPRLSEQEEVALSLILLSMDNSNNTSFDESNSNSKSRDPRKRSKINDQSEVNSPKIPPSDDNKNCKFRCMICNKAFPSYQALGGHRASHKKFKGCCAPTTPPSPNPPLNLQECKKAKHHECPICFKIFPSGQALGGHKRSHLITDHHTTDERERRIPQVRGFLDLNLPAPLEEDCNDQLKPWWIAATHEPLLGRS